A genomic stretch from Halorhodospira halophila SL1 includes:
- a CDS encoding ABC transporter permease: MPEHAETLSEPRAPRAENERWLPRPSLRFIPVWQRNLRVWRRLIWPSLLGHFGEPVLYLLAFGYGLGALIGELDSGMPYSVFIASGIVCSSAMFTSSFEALYSAYTRMETQQTWAAMLGAPLSVDDIVLGEAVWAASKSLLSAGAIGIVAVALGILSLPGMLLALPVVFLAGLAFASMALIITALSPSYDFFLYYFTLVLTPMLLLSGVFFPIEQLPAVIAGLAYLLPLAHMVEVVRPLAVGEGIGPGALLHLLVPLVYIVGAFSVAAYLFRRRLIR; this comes from the coding sequence ATGCCCGAGCACGCCGAGACCCTCTCCGAGCCACGCGCGCCGCGGGCCGAGAACGAACGCTGGCTGCCGCGGCCGAGCCTGCGCTTCATCCCCGTCTGGCAGCGCAACCTGCGCGTCTGGCGCCGGCTGATCTGGCCCTCGCTGCTCGGCCACTTCGGTGAGCCGGTGCTCTACCTGCTGGCCTTCGGCTACGGCCTCGGGGCGCTGATCGGCGAGCTCGATTCGGGGATGCCGTACAGCGTCTTCATCGCCTCGGGGATCGTCTGCTCCAGCGCCATGTTCACCTCCAGCTTCGAGGCGCTCTACTCGGCGTACACGCGCATGGAGACCCAGCAGACCTGGGCGGCGATGCTCGGCGCGCCGCTGTCGGTGGACGACATTGTCCTCGGTGAGGCGGTGTGGGCGGCCAGCAAGTCGCTGCTCAGCGCCGGCGCCATCGGCATCGTCGCCGTGGCCCTGGGCATCCTCAGCCTGCCCGGTATGCTCCTGGCGCTGCCGGTGGTCTTCCTGGCCGGGCTGGCCTTCGCCAGCATGGCGCTGATCATCACCGCGCTGTCGCCGAGCTACGACTTCTTCCTCTACTACTTCACCCTGGTGCTGACCCCGATGCTGCTGCTCTCCGGGGTCTTCTTCCCCATCGAGCAGCTGCCGGCGGTGATCGCCGGGCTGGCCTACCTGCTGCCGCTGGCGCACATGGTCGAGGTGGTCCGGCCGCTGGCGGTGGGCGAGGGCATCGGGCCGGGGGCGCTGCTGCACCTGCTGGTGCCGCTGGTCTACATTGTTGGCGCCTTCTCGGTGGCGGCCTACCTCTTCCGGCGGCGTCTGATCCGCTGA
- a CDS encoding ATP-binding cassette domain-containing protein has protein sequence MVNESDRADGPAVRAVGLLKRYGGTTVVDGIDLHVPRGECFGLLGPNGAGKTTTLRMILGVTPPDGGTLEVLGEPVPARARAMRARMGVVPQIDNLDPDFTVRENLFTYASYHGLSREAGRPRVEELLAFAALEGKAEAPIASLSGGMKRRLTLARALVNDPDLVVLDEPSTGLDPQARQNIWQKLRALQKQGRTLVITTHYMEEAERLCDRLAIMDHGRIIDCDSPAALARSHLERYVVELRGDEARTWLGQSGLSGAARVREVGETVLLYADDPAPVASALQAQGLTYLQRPTNLEDVFLHLTGHELRE, from the coding sequence ATGGTGAACGAATCCGACCGCGCCGATGGCCCGGCGGTCCGGGCCGTCGGCCTGCTCAAGCGCTACGGCGGGACTACGGTGGTCGACGGCATCGATCTGCACGTCCCCCGGGGCGAATGCTTCGGGCTGCTCGGGCCCAACGGCGCCGGCAAGACCACCACGCTGCGCATGATCCTCGGGGTTACGCCGCCGGACGGCGGCACCCTGGAGGTCCTCGGCGAGCCGGTACCGGCCCGCGCCCGAGCGATGCGCGCGCGCATGGGGGTGGTGCCGCAGATCGACAACCTGGATCCGGACTTCACCGTCCGCGAGAACCTCTTCACCTACGCCAGCTACCACGGCCTCAGCCGCGAGGCGGGGCGGCCGCGGGTGGAGGAGCTGCTGGCGTTCGCCGCGCTGGAGGGCAAGGCCGAGGCGCCCATCGCCTCGCTCAGCGGCGGCATGAAGCGCCGCCTGACCCTGGCCCGGGCGCTGGTCAACGATCCGGATCTGGTGGTCCTCGACGAACCCTCCACCGGGCTCGACCCCCAGGCGCGGCAGAACATCTGGCAGAAGCTGCGGGCGCTGCAGAAGCAGGGGCGCACCCTGGTGATCACCACCCACTACATGGAGGAGGCCGAGCGCCTCTGCGACCGGCTGGCGATCATGGACCACGGCCGGATCATCGACTGCGACAGCCCGGCGGCGCTGGCGCGCAGCCATCTGGAGCGCTACGTGGTGGAGCTGCGCGGCGACGAGGCGCGGACCTGGCTCGGCCAGTCCGGGCTCTCCGGGGCGGCGCGGGTGCGCGAGGTGGGCGAGACGGTACTGCTCTACGCCGACGACCCGGCGCCGGTGGCCAGCGCCCTGCAGGCCCAGGGGCTGACCTACCTGCAGCGTCCGACCAACCTCGAGGACGTCTTCCTCCACCTCACCGGCCACGAACTGCGGGAGTGA
- the mobA gene encoding molybdenum cofactor guanylyltransferase MobA, with the protein MAGCPIAADPRLTGVILAGGSGRRMGARDKGLVPLAGRPLVAHVLDRLAPQVGAVRINANRHAARYRALGVPVDGDCHPGGLGPLAGIASALAHARSERVLVVPCDAPLLPGDMAPRLTAALEAAGADGAVARLGGRLQPVYALLHRGLAADLDAALAAGERRVHAWLGRHRVAAADFDDRSAAMVNVNTPEDLAQVAQRLSAGPG; encoded by the coding sequence GTGGCCGGGTGCCCGATTGCTGCCGACCCGCGGCTTACCGGCGTCATCCTTGCCGGCGGCAGCGGCCGGCGCATGGGCGCTCGCGACAAGGGGCTGGTCCCCCTGGCCGGCCGCCCCCTGGTCGCCCATGTCCTCGACCGGCTGGCTCCCCAGGTCGGCGCCGTGCGCATCAACGCCAACCGCCACGCCGCGCGCTACCGGGCGCTGGGGGTTCCGGTGGACGGCGACTGCCACCCCGGCGGTCTGGGGCCGCTGGCCGGGATCGCCAGTGCCCTGGCCCACGCCCGGAGTGAGCGGGTGCTGGTGGTCCCCTGCGACGCCCCGCTGCTCCCCGGCGATATGGCCCCGCGGCTGACCGCGGCCCTGGAGGCGGCCGGTGCCGATGGGGCGGTGGCCCGGCTGGGGGGGCGGTTGCAGCCGGTCTACGCGCTGCTGCACCGGGGCCTGGCCGCCGACCTCGACGCCGCCCTGGCCGCCGGCGAGCGGCGCGTCCATGCCTGGCTGGGGCGCCACCGCGTGGCCGCGGCGGACTTCGACGACCGCTCGGCGGCCATGGTCAACGTCAACACCCCCGAGGACCTGGCCCAGGTGGCGCAGCGGCTGTCCGCGGGGCCGGGGTAG